The genomic interval GCGAACTGCAGGATCGGCAGCAATTTGACTTTCATGCTAAACACGGATGGCCCCATCCCTGCGGTTGCACCCGAATCAATCAGCTCCTTCAACAACGCCTCACTGTCACGTCCCAAAGCGAGATACAGCGACTTGTCGCCGGTCCCCAAGTGGACTTGCAGCATGTCGCCAAAGACCTTGCGAACTTCGTCCTCCGACGCCGGCACGTCGGCTTCGACCACGTGCATTTGGACTCCGTTGTACTTGCCAAGATCAAACTTGAATCTTGGGGCATCGGGGTTTCCTGCTGGGACCTTGGCCGACAGATCCTTGACCAACTGAGCAGCCTTGTTGCCGTCGGCGAGGAACATGCCAAACGCGAGACGGAACTGGTTCTCGTCAGCCAGCAAGACCATCCCGCTGTCCGACTTTCCTTCAGCGAGCGTATCTCCGATCAGGTCACCAAGGCGTCCCAAAACGCTGTCGATTTCAGCGAGTTCATCATCGGACAAGTTGTTCTCATTGGCAATCGCGTTTCGGATCATGGTCATCGAGCTATCGATGCTGCCACGGTACTGTGCGACGCCCTCAGGATTGATCGCTGTTGCTCCGTGGAAATAGGCTGCTGCGTCGTCGCGAACGACGGACGCGAATGCTGATGGAATGATTTTTTGACCGCTATAGATCGCGGCCATGTTGGAGCCGGGGACGGCGGTGAAGGCAACGTCGAAGACGAGTTCGCGTGCATTCTGATCGATGTTCCAACCAAAGTTCAACTCGTCGGCTTCACGAACGATCTGCTCGATCTGCTGAATCGATTGCTCAGCCATTTCACGCGCGGCGGCTTCGTCTGGATTTTGTTGACGCATTGCGCCCTCAAACCCTTGGCGCATTTGTGCGATCAGCATGTCGCGAATTTCGGTTGGGATTTGCTGCACTTGCAGTCGCACAGCCAGGTCATAATCGTTGCCCATGCCCGAGAACAAGGTGGTCGGATCGCTGGGGGCCAACGCGATAACATCACGGTTGCGAGCGGCAACGGCCCAGGCACCTAGTTGGCGGACATAGACGGTGTTTTGGTTGACTGTGATCACCAATGTGCCATCGTCCAGTTCATCGACCGGCCCGGTCTGAGCCTCCAGACGCTTCAACACCGTTCGGATATCGTCGGTGGGAATGGTGACGATCGGCTCAGGAGCACCATTGACCATCGGCACGATCACGCCGATGGGCAGGTTCATGTTCATGCCTTGCGTGAACATCCCAGCAAACATTTGGAACATCCCGCCTGCTTGCGGCTGCCCAGCGACACCCGTGATGTAGTTGACGTCGGCCATCAGCTTGCTGACCGAGCCAAGCGTCACCACCAAGACGGGCTGAGTGCCGTCGGTCAGCGTGGCCTGTGTACCGATCGGGGCCAGTTTTTCCTGGCCACTGGCCAGAGGCGCGACACAGAATACGGCCGCTGTGGCCAGCATCGCCGAAGCGATTCGAGTGCGAATCGACATTGTTGGGAAACCCATCTTCAAAAACATCCTTAGGTAAGTCGGTGGATTGGTGAGCCGTCACTGGCGAGATCATCCCACGGCGGGAACCCCGCTCAAGGCGGCAATTTATCAGTTTGTGGGCGCGCAAACAAAGCCACTTCTTGGAGACAGTCCATCGACATCGTTTGCACGTCTATCAAGGAGTACCTGAGAAGAGCACTCAGGGTTTCACCGGAGAAGCAATTAAGGGACCAAGCGTCCAAGTTTGGCGTGGTGGACACTGCCAATAATTCGCTGCCGGTGGGAATTCTGGCGCATCCCATTGCGGGCGATCGTCGCTCGACTCTTCGAGCCGATAGCGTACTGCGGGCAACATCGGACGTTACACCAAGTCAATCCGCAAGACACGACGGAGGAGAAGCTTTGCAAAAAACAGCAAAGCGGCCAGACAGGTCCTATCGTTCTCGATAGGTGATGCGACCCTTGGTCAGGTCGTACGGAGAGAGTTCGACGCGGACTTTGTCGCCCGGAACGATGCGGATGAAGTGCTTACGCATGCGGCCAGCCACATGCGCCATGACCTCACTGCCCGTTTCCAACTGAACGCGAAAACGCGTGTTGGCGAGGGCCTGAGTCACGGTGCCTTCTACTTCGAATGCTTCTTCTTTCTTTCCCAAGGGGGGACCTTAAACTAAAGGGACCGAGAAATCCAAGGATCGAATTTCTCGTAATGGATCAGGGACGACTCCCCGTTGGTCATTCTCAGGCAAATGCCCGAGAGTAAGTGACCAATTCTGCAGAGGTACTGCAGAAGTCGTGCCATTTGGTACGCACTGCCAATACTTGCTTGGCAGCACGCCATTGGCAATTACCGTTTGCTGAACTGGACTCCGCGGCGTGCACCACGCAGGCCTGGTTTC from Stieleria varia carries:
- the infA gene encoding translation initiation factor IF-1 is translated as MGKKEEAFEVEGTVTQALANTRFRVQLETGSEVMAHVAGRMRKHFIRIVPGDKVRVELSPYDLTKGRITYRER